Genomic DNA from Thermosipho ferrireducens:
GGATTAACTCATCAAAATAATCCAGACAATTTTTACTTATCACTTTATAGTCCCCTTTGTAGAAAACTTGTAGCCTATCCCACGAACTGTAATTATCCAGTCTTTCCCTATTTTATTTCTTAAACTACTTATGTGAACATCCACGACTCTGTCTGAAATAAACTCATCTTTCCATATTTTGTCCAGTATTTCATCGCGAGAAAAAACCCTGTTTGAATTTTTAGCAAGCAATCGGAGAATTTCGAATTCTTTTCCAGTTAAATCCACTTTTTTACCATTGAGTTTCACTAAATACTCATCGCAATAAATTTCTAACTCTCGAAACCTTATCACTTCACTTTCACCTCTGGTTCTTCTTATAAACGCTTTAACACGCGCTACAACTTCCCTTGGGTTAAACGGTTTTACTATATAATCATCCGCCCCAAGCTCTATACCAAATATTCTATCCATATCAGTATCTCTTGCCGATATTATAATTATACCTGTCTCCGGAAATTCTACTCTAAACTCCGGTATTTCACTTGTTGCATAACCATCAGGAAGCATTATGTCAAGTAAAACTACATCAAAGCTTTTTTGAGAAATTTTTTCTCTCATTTCATAAAGAGTCCCCGCTTCTTCTATTTCGAAACCCTCAGCTACCAAATACTTTTTTAAAATTTCTCTGATGCCAGCATCATCTTCAACGATTAATATCCTGAACATATGCATTACACCTCAAAAACATCTTTTGTATTTTCTCCTGTTTCTATATAAATTATTTCTTCACATAAATTTGTAAGGTGATCTCCTATTCTCTCTAAATCTCGTGCTATTAAAACGTACAATGTTCCAACTTCTTTAGAAAAATCTTCTTCGCAAATATTTGAAATAACAAATTCTCTTATATCCAGTTCAAGATTATCCAGCTCTTCATCCTGCTTCCATATTTTCTTTGCAAGCTCTGCATCTCTTTTTGAAAAAGCAAGAAACGTATCGTGAAGCATTTTCAATGCTGTTCCAAACATATCTTTTAATTCTTTTGTTAATTTAAAGGGAATGTTTTTTTCTCTGATTTTAAGAGCCTTTTCAGCCATATTGCACCCAAGGTCTGCTATACGTTCAAGGTTGTTTGCAAATTTTATCATTGTTATTACGTATCTAAGATCTCTGGTTAAAGGGTTATACCTTGCTATAATTTCATAAACTTTTTCTTCTATTTCTCTATTCAGCGCATCTATATCATCATCTAATTCGAATACTCTTTTTGCAAGAGTAGTATCTGAAAACTCCAGAGACTGGATTGACATTTCAAAAGAATCTGAAACCAGCGAAAGCATTTTTGAAATGTCTGCTTTTAGTATTGTAAATTCTCTTTCATAATGCATTACATCCATTATATTTTCCTCCTTTTTGCCAGAATTACGTATTTTTGATTATCCTATCTTTCCATTTAAATACATTTCAGTAAGTTCATTTTTTGGTTTTTTAATAATTTCGGCTGTTTCACCAGATTCTATTAAATCCCCTCTGTACATAAAAATCAAATAATCAGATATTCTGATTGCCTGAGCAATGTTATGGGTAACTATTATTATAGTATAATTTTCAGAAAGTTGTTCTAAAAGTACTTCAAGTTTTTGAGTAGCTATTGGATCAAGAGCAGACGTAGGTTCGTCAAGAAGAAGAACCTCGGGTTCAACTGCAAGAGCTCTTGCTATACATAACCTTTGTTGCTGACCACCCGAAAGAGCTGTCCCCGGTTTATGAAGTTCATCTTTTACTTCATCCCAGAGTGCGGCCTGTTTCAATGACCTTTCCACAATTTCTTCAAGTTTTTTTCTATTTTTTATCCCATGTAGTCTTGGACCAAAAGCAACATTATCAAATATAGACATTGGAAACGGTGTGGGTTTCTGAAAAACCATCCCAACCCGTTTTCGATACAAAGTAACGTCTATATCCTCTGAATATATATCTTTGTTTTCAAAATATATTTTTCCTTTTACACTAAAACCTGGAATAGTATCGTTTATTCTATTTATTGATCTCAAAAGTGTAGACTTACCACACCCAGATGGACCAATAATAGCTGTTATCTTATTTTTACAAAAATCCGCTGTAATGTTACGCACCGCTTCTTTATCTCCATAATATGCACTAAAATCCTTTACTTCTATTATTTTTTCCACTTGCATCCCTCCTGATTAAAAATGCAATTGAATATAATATCAAGACAAACACCATGAGAACTGCAGAAGATGCTTTAGCCATCCACTGAGCACTTTCACCATAAGCAGCCACAATGTAATAGATATGCGTGGGCAGGGTCATCACAGGTGAAAATAGTCCTTTAGGTAACTGAGTGGCGTAAAACACTGCTCCTGTTAACATAATTGGTGCAGTTTCACCAATAGCTCTCCCACTTCCCACAAGAGATGCTGTAATTATTCTTTTCTTAGCTGCGGGGATAAGCACCTTAAATATTACCTCATTTTTTCTTGCACCAAGGGCATACGCAGATTCCCGCAATTCTTCTGGTAAGCTTTTTAACGCTTCTGCGCTTGCCGAAGCGATAACAGGTAGAATCAACAATGAAAGAGTTAATGCTCCAGAAAGTAACGACGTTCTAAAGTTCATCGTAATCACAAACAAAGACAACCCGAAAAGACCGTAAACTATCGAAGGAACACCACTCAGTGAAGTAACAGAAATGTCAATTAAACGAGCTATTTTATTTGTTCCATACTCAGAAAGAAAAACACCTGTTATAATCCCCAATGGAACAGCAAATAAAACACTTAACGAAACCATCAACAAACTTCCTAATATCGCGGGAAAAATTCCTCCTTCTTTCATTCCATTACTTGGCCATTGAGTGAAAAACGAAAGTGTGAAGTACTTTACACCACTTATAATTACCAGCCCAAAAAATAATACTATTATTGTTAAAACAATATAAGATAAACTTTTCAAAATTATTGTAAAAATAATATCTTTTTTCAAATCGACCACCTTCTTGTTAATTTCCTTGAAATACATGTTAGTACTATTGAAATTCCAAGCAAAATCGCCCCAGCAGCAAATAATGAATGATAATGCATACTTCCAAGTTCAACTTCTCCCATTTCACTTGCAATTACCGCTGTTAACGGTCTCACAGGATCAAATAAAGATCGAGGTATCATTGCAGCCCCACCTCCAACAAGCAACACAACCATGGTTTCGCCTATAATCCTGTTTACTGTAAGAACAGCCCCATTAAAAAGTCCAGAAATAGAAGCCCGTGTGGTAATTTTAAATGTCGTGATAAATTTAGTCGCACCAAGTGCTAATGAACTTTCTTCAAGTGAGCGATCAACTGCATCCATAGCTTCCGTCATCAGCGAAACTGCATAAGGAAGAGACAAAAATATTAACCCAGTTGATGCTAAAAGAAAATTTTCAGTTGACCATATATCAAAATAAATAAGGATCGGGGAAATATACATTAAAATAAAAGCGCCTATTATTACTGAAGGAACACCAGATAACAATTCCACACCTGACTTAATAATATTTTTTTCCCAGGAAGATGCATAAGTATGAAGATACAACGCTATAAAGTACCCCAGAGGCAAAACAATAAGAGAGGAAAAAAGTGTCAAAAGAAATGTCCCAACTATCATTGCAAGCATTCCATACTCTGCTTCATAACTTGTAGGATACCAGTTGGTACTTGTAAATATCTCCTTTCCAACAGTTATAAAAGCAGGATATGATTCTTTTATCATAAAATAAATCAGAAAAAACAGCGCCACTGTGGCTGTGGCCGCCAAAACGAAAATCAATGAAGTTTGAAAATAATATCCTAATTTCCTTTGCAAATGCAATTCCCTCCTTTAAAGTGTTGCTATTTAGAACCCGTAAGCCGCAACGTACCCTGCCTTTTCCACCAATTCCTGTCCTTCTTTAGAAAGAGCAAAGGTAATATAATTTTTAATTACACCAGATTCAGGATATCCTTTTGTCGCATCAATAAACATGAAAAGAGGCCTTGAAATGGGATATTTTCCTGTTAGTATATTTGATTTTGTAGGAAGTACTCCTCCAATCTTTAATACTTTGACCTTTTCCGTAACATAACCCACTCCCACGTAAGCTATTGCATAAGGATTTTTTGCAACACTTTCTATTTCAAACTGAGTACTTTCAACTAATCTCACCCATGGAGCCATTTTCAAATTATTGAGAACCTTCTTTTCAAATGTTTCATAAGTGCCCGAAGCAGTATTTCTTGAATATACTGTTATTCTTTTCTTAGGCAAATTTGGATTAACCTGATTCCAGTATCTTATTTTTCCCGTATAAATTTTCGAAAGAATTTCCAGAGATATCTCGTTTATATTAAGTTCTTGATTAACAATTATTGCTATTCCATCATAACCAACCACAATGGGGATAAAATATTTTCCTTTTTCACTCATTTTTTTAAGTTCCTTTTCTTTCAACCACCTGCTTGAATTAGCAATATCTGCTGTTCCGTTAAACAAAGCTGCTATACCTGTGGAAGATCCCGCACCTTCTAAAGTAACCTCAACATCTGGATACATTTTTTTAAACTTTTCAATCCAGAGTTGAGCAATAGGAAAAACCGTGTTTGAACCTTTAATCACAAGTGTTTTTGAAAAAGACAAAATTGAAAAAACTATCAATACCAGAATAAAAATTTGCTTCATATCCTCACCTCCAAATAGTCAGTTGCCGACTATATTGTCGGATATTATTGTTTAATAGCTATTATATTTTATTAAGAAATGTTAAGAAGTGAGGAAAGACTCATTTGGAAGTCGAAGGTTTTATTCTTAAAATCATGGAAAGGGACAAAAGAATTAGCCCAACGATCATTATGGCCGATGGAAGTCCAAACTTATCTGCAAGATAACCAGCTATAAGAGAAAAAATTGCAGTCAAAAACGTTGTGAATTGAGACTCTACTGATAAAACGGAAGCCATAGCTGTTGATTCAACGTTATCGCTAACATATGCCACAGAAATGGGTCTTCTGATATTCTCTAAAACATGAAGTAATATAAAAAATATTATTGAAAGAATACTCAAATTAATTTTATACGCAAATCCAGCGGCCGTTATAATTAATGCTCCCGCAATCAGAGTAGTGTTTAAGGCTTTTGAAGGATGTTTCAACCTTTGGTTTACTCTCCAGGAATTTTTCGAAGCAATGCTCGTTAAAAAATACAATATAAAATACACTATTCCAATAACTACAGCGGATCTTTTTTTATCTTCCCAGAATAAGAACACAGGCAATGACAATGCAAATGCTTCCAATATAGGTTGTAAGTAATCTTTTAAACTCTTAAATACTGCACTATACGAAGAGGTGTTCAACAATATCCTGAGGACTCTAATATTTACTACAGCATTTATGAAATCTTTTAAGGTTGCCTTTTTGGTCTTCTTGCTTAAAGTGCCATCTAACTGTGCTGGATATGTAGCAAGATTAATAAAATTAAATATGTAAGGTACAATAGCAGCAAAGAATATCACTCTATAATTTCCACTATAAAATACTATTGTGGCAGCTATCAGAGAGTTTAACGCTGAACCAAACTGAGACGCAGCTCTTGTCGCACCATAATATTGAACCTTTAAATTTTCCATATTTTTTATTTTAAGATAGTCCAAAATCATCGCTTTATGCGTACCTGTCCTGAATGCCTCTCCAAATGCGTACAATATCATTGCAAAAATATATAAATGAAACACCGGAAAAAAGTAAAAAATAAGAAACGCTATTATATACGATCCCATTGAGAATAACATAGACTTTCTCCTACCATATACATCGGCAATTATTCCTGTAGGAACTTCAAGTAGATTGGTTGTAATACTCTTAACAGAAAATAATATACCTATTTGAAAATAAGTTAACCCACTTTCCAGAAAAAACAGAATAAGAAATGGTTCAAAGAATCTCAGATTCTTTAAAAAACCATACATTTGAAATTTTCTAAACTGTATGTCTTTTTCAAACATTTTGATCACCAACCAGACAAAAAATAGGATCGATTTTCTTATTTATCTTATACGCAAATGCTCTACACCCACCGTAACATTTGTTAAAAAACAAACATTCTTTGCAATCCTTTATGAGAATTTCAGAATCGTAAGATTTCCATAACTCACCAAAACTTTTATTTTTTATATTTCCCATATAAAATTCTTTATCAAATCGAAAGTGTCCACAGGGAACGACTGTTCCGTCAACAAGAATTGAAGCATGGGTACGCCCAGCAGTACAGAGCCCTCCTTTGATATTTTCCTCAACATAAAAAACCACATCATTTCGATATTTATCTATTATGCTCTGAACATATTTTATCATCTTTCTTGTTGGAAGAAGTTCATCTTTATAAAGTTCTCCACGGCCAACGGGGACAAATCTGTCAACGTAAAGATTTACCCCAAGCTTTTTAGCAAATAAAACCATATTTTCAAAATATGAATAATTTCTCGCGTTTATAACATGTAAAATCGTAACTTCAAAACCCGCTTTAAGAAAATTCATTAAGCCTTCCATCGTTCGTTGAAATGTATTCTTTCCCCTAACAAATTCATGGAGCGACGCTATATGACCATCCAAAGAAACACCTATCAATATTTCTTTATCAATCTCTTTTAATTTCTTCACCCTCTCCCAGGTTGCAAGAGACCCATTTGTATTTATCATCATTCTTGCACCAAGAGATCTTCCATAAAGTATAATGTCTTCAAGATCTGGCCTTAAAAAAGGTTCGCCACCAACAATATCGATAATCTTTACACCTGCATCCACTAAATCTTTAATAACCTTTTTTGCTTCTTGAGTTGTCAATTCATATCGCGATTTTTTTCCTGCATTACAATAACAATGTCTGCATGAATAATTACATGCAGTAGTAATCTCAAATTCTACAATTTCAGGTCTTTGCATAAAGAACTTTTCCCTCCTTTATGCTTTTTCTTTTTCCTTTTTCGAATATAGTATACCATCAGATATTTTAATAGAACTTAAAAAATATGAAAATTACCCATTTTATATAAGGCTCTTACTCTTTTCTCAACATCGCAAGATCCTTCGTCGCTACGTCCCTCAGGACAGGCTTCGCCAGCCTTGCTAATGCCCTGTCATCCCGAGCATATGCGAGGGATCTTATCTTTTAATAGCCCTCGCTAAATTAAGATTCCTCACCCTCTGGGTTCGGAATGACATGAGTGGGAGCCAACTCTCGCTAATCTCGCTAACACTCGCTAATCTCGCCAATCTTGCCAAATTAAGATTCCTCGTCGCATCCGCTCCTCGGAATGGCATGGGTGGGGGGCAACCTCGCCAGATTTATCCTCATTCTCTGGCAGAAACATATCTGTTTAAGACTTTGGAGTATTATAAATTTGTGTTAAAATTAATTGTTGATGCTTTAAACGTTTATAACGGGAGGGATGACATTGGATACAAAAGAACTCGTATTGAAACTAACATCTATTGATGGACCATCTGGATATGAAGACAAAGTTATAGAAGAGATTAAAAATATAATGAGCCCCTATGTAGACGAAACTTATATAACAAAAACTGGCAGTTTAATTTGCAAAAAAAATGGAACTGGTAAAGGAAAAATAGGAATGTTAGCCCATGCAGACCAATTAGGTTTTGTAATTTCAAAAATAGATGAAAAAGGCTACGCTTACGTTTCAAGTATAGGTGGATGGGATCCAAAAGTTATTGCGGGACAAAGAGCAAAAATTTACTCACAGAAAGGATTATTTTCAGGAATATTTGGCTTTCTTGCACCACATTTACAAAAGAGTTCTGAAAGAAAAAAAATGCCAGATTTAGATGGACTTTTTCTTGATATAAGCATAAATGACAACTGGAAAGATATTCAGGTTGGTGATATTGTAACGTTAGATGATGTTGATGGGTTTGAACAAAATAACTTTATATTTGCTCCTTCATTAGATAATAGAGCCAGCTGCGCAGCTATAATCAAAACTGCAGAACTTTTACAAAAAATGTCACACGAATACGATGTTTATTTCATATTCTCTACACAGGAAGAAATTGGAGGCCCTGGAGCACCAACAAGTGCTTATTATTGCGACTTAGATTATGCTTTTGTAATTGATGTAACTCACGGTGATGAAAATGTACCTGGGTATGTAAAAATAAAGATAGGTGAAGGGCCTGCAGTTGGAATAGGCCCGGTTATAAATAAAGATTTCAACAAACATGTTCAGGATATTGCTAAAAAATACAATATAAAAATACAATTTGAACCTATACCAAGACGTTCTGGAACAGATACTGATGCTGTGCAACTTGTGAGGAAAGGCATAAAAACGCAACTGCTTTCAATTCCTCTAAAATATATGCACACCCCTGTTGAAAAAATTTCTATTAACGATATAGAAAACACCGCAAAGTTGATGACATTCTCTATCATGGAATTGGAGGTGCAATAAATGTTTTTAAAAGAATTATCTGAATTAAACGGGGTTTCTGGAAATGAGGAGAAAGTAAGAGAGTTTATAAAAGAGAAAATAAAAGACAAAGTAGATAAGTTGTGGGTAGATAGAATGGGTAATCTTATAGCTTATAAAAAAGGAAAAGGGAAAGCAAAAGTAGTCTTAGATGCACATATGGATGAAGTTGGACTTATGATAGTTAATATAAATGACGATGGAAGTTTAGCTTTTGCTCCCGTTGGAGGAGTTGATCCAAGAGTTATCATAGGTAAAAAAGTTATAATAAATGATAAAGTAAAAGGTGTCATAGGTTATAAAGCCATACACCTTCAAAAGGATGACTATCTACGTACACCCGAATATTCTCAGCTCAGTATAGACATAGGTGTCTCTTCAAAAAGCGAAGCTGAAAAAAAGGTAAAAATAGGTGATTATGTATCGTTTCTCACAAAATACAGAGAGATTGGTAACTTTGCCACGGGAAAAGCATTCGACGACAGAGGAGGATGCAGTATTCTCTTAGACATTATCTTTAATAACATTGAGAGTGATTATGACCTATATTTTGCTTTTGTTGTACAGGAAGAAACAGGATTAAGGGGCGCAGCTGTAGTATCGGAACAGATAAAGCCCGACTTTGCAATTGCTTTAGAAACAACAACTGCCGGGGATAACCCTGAGCTTGAAAAAGAACATTGGGCCACACATCTGGGAGATGGCCCAGCCATAACTTTTTTACATTCTGGTTATGCAATAGATCATAGAATATTTGAAGCGCTTGTCAAAACAGCACAAAAGCACAACATTCCTTTCCAGTATAAAAGAAGAACAGCCGGGGGAACAGATGCAGCAAGATATGCTCGAAGTATTTACGGTGTACCAGCCGGTGTTGTTTCAATACCTTCAAGATACATTCACAGTCCTCTTTCGGTAATAAACCTTTCAGATTACAATAATACATACCTCTTAATTAAAACATTCCTCGAAAAAAGTCCTATATAATAATAAAATAGAGATAATAAACAAAAGGGCATGATTTTTAGCTTTCATGCCCTTTTTTTACCTGTTTTGTTTTCCTATTTTACATTTGGAATAAGGATTTTCAGAATTTCTTCGTTTTTAATTCTTATATATCCTTCACTAAGCTCTTTTAAAGCTATGCTCACATAATTTTTATCCCATGTTGTGACATATGGTTGTGCAAACTCTCTTAAATTCTCTGCACGTTTTGCAGCAGCAACAGGTATTGCAAATTTGTAAGGAATTCGTTCTATCAAGTCATCGTAATTAATCACTGGCTGCATATTATACCCCCTTAAAAAGTTTTCGGATTATCTCTGATTTCAGCACTCTACTTAATTTATGTGATTCAGCTATTATAATAGACTTCATTGCCATTATAGATTTCTCTAAATCGTCGTTGATTATAAGATAATCAAACTCTACCATTTTTGAAAGTTCCCATTTCGCATCTTCCAATCTTTTCATTAACGACTCAGGCCTTTCAGTTCCTCTCTTTATAAGACGCTCTCTCAAAACCTCGTAGCTTGGTGGAGCCACAAATATAAACACCGCCTCTTCGAAATTCTTTTTTACCTGCAACGCTCCTTGCACATCTATGTCCAATATAATACTTTTTCCTTTTTCTATATTATCAACTACAAATCCTTTTGGCGTCCCGTACAAATTTCCGTGAACTTCTGCCCATTCTAAAAATTCCTGATTGTGCTGCATTCTAACAAAAGTTTCTTTATCGATAAAAAAATAATCTACTCCATTCACCTCTCCAGGTCGAGGTGGCCTTGTCGTACAGGAAACCGAAAATACAAGATTATCCATTTTGTTTAGCAAAGAACTAATTATGCTTGTTTTACCAACTCCAGAAGGACCACTTACTACAAAAAGCGTTCCTTTCATCTCTATCCCTTTCTTCTTATTTTATCAAGCTGTTCTTCTATTTCAAAGAAAGACTGCATAAACCTCTGAGCAATAGTTTCAGGTTGAATTGCACTGAGAATTATGTGATTACTATCTGATATAAGTATCGCTCTTGTTTTTCTACCATAAGTTGCATCTATAAGTTTCCCCTCATCTTTTGCATCCTCTTTCAATCTCTTTAAAGGAGCGCTTTCAGGATTAACAATTGCGACAATTCTATCACCTGCTATAACATTACCAAATCCTATATTTATGAGCCCAAACATACCAACACCTCCCGGATTACTCAATATTCTGTACTTGTTCTTTAATTTGAGAATTTACAAACTTCCCATCTATTGCTAAATTACTAATTTCCAGCATACGACTTTTTGAAAGAATAGTGTTCAGTTCCCTATGAATCTCCTGAGAAAGAAAATTCAAGAGAGTACCCACTGGATTATTTTGGTTTAAAAGTTCTTTACACCTGTTTAAATGACTTTTCAACCTTACAATCTCTTCTCTAATATCAGCTTTATCTGCTATTAGAGCCACAGCTGTTTCAAATTGATTTGCATCAAGCTCTACATTTTCCGGTAATATTTCTTCAACATTTTCCTTTATACGTTTTGCTATTTCTTGCTTTAAAAGATGGGAATATTTTTCTATCTCATTTGAAATATCCATAAGCTTATCTACCAGCTTTTTTAAATCCTTAGATAACTTTTCTCCTTCAATTTGCCTTTCCTTATCAACCACTTCTAACGTATTTTCAAGAACTTTAACAACTTTATTCCAGAGTCTCTCGATTTCATCAGAATCCAGCTCAGAATGAAAGATCTCTCGAAATACAAGAATATCAGACAAATTTATTGAAGATTGAATATTTAAGCTCTCTCTTATACTTTCAAGTACTTCAAAATACGACCTTGCCATGGCAAAATCTATCTTTAACTCAACTGGCTTTAAAAAGCGTGTATTAATTTTTACGTGAACTTTACCTCTTTTAACGTATTTAGACACTATTGAAGTTGCCAAATTTTCTTTTCCACTTAAATAATAAGGCAAAGAAACACTAACATCAAGGACTTTTGAATTTACCGTTTTGATTTCACATGAGATTCTGTAATTTTCATCCACATAGTCCAACTTTCCATACCCCGTCATACTTTTTGGCAAAATTATCACTCCTGTAAATTAATTATACACGATTCTCAACAAAAATCAAAAAAATTTTTCTTATTTCTCAGATTTTCTGTAAAAAAGGTGGGACCGACGTAACGGTCCCGATAATGAGGGCTTTATCTCATCCGCCTACTGCTCGCTTAGCCTTTAGCAATTTTCATACCTTCTTCAATAGCCTGTTTATTTAAATCTATAAGATGAGATTTTTTTCCAGTAAGTTTCTTCTGGAAAGCTTTTTCTATACTTTCTTTAGACACGATACCAGTTTTTGCAATAACTGCTCCTAACATAACCATATTTGCAACCTTTAAATTTCCAAGTTTATCCGCTATCTCGTTACACGAAACTTTTATGATGCTTATTCCATCTTTTACATCAGGTTCTCGATCTATAACCGATTCATTAAGGAACAGATACCCATTTTTTGTAACAAAATTCTGGAATTTCAACATAGAAGGGATATTCATAGCTACAACCACATCAGCTTTATCCACCACAGGAGAAGCTACTTCTTCATCACTTACTACAACTGTACAGTTAGCAGTTCCTCCGCGCATTTCTGGGCCATAGGAAGGTATCCATGTAACATTTTTACCTTCTATCATCCCAGCATATGATAAAATCTGTCCCATTAACATTACACCTTGTCCACCAAAACCTGCAAAAATGAATCTCATTTCTCATCACCAACCTTATCCACAAAGACTCCAAGGGGATACTCTGGAATCATATTTTCTTCAAGCCACTTCATTGAGGTTATAGGATCAATACCCCAATTTGTTGGACAGGTTGAAAGTATTTCTACCATTCCAAACCCTAATTCGTTAATCTGGGCAAGGAATGCTTTTTTTATAGCCTTTTTGGTTTTTTCCACATCCTGCGGTGTTGTAACTTTAGTTCTTGCAAGATAGGCTACACCTTTAGCCTCTTTCAAAAATTCACACATATGCATTGGATAGCCATCATTCTCTGCTTTTCTTCCATATGGAGTAGTGGTAGTTTTCATACCAAGAAGGGTTGTTGGAGCCATTTGACCACCTGTCATACCATATATTGCATTATTCACAAATATTGTCGTAATTTTTTCTCCACGATTTGCAGCATGAATAATTTCAGCTGTTCCTATGGCGGCCAAATCTCCATCTCCCTGATATGTGAAAACCATTAAATCCGGCCTTGATCTTTTAATTCCAGTAGCAACTGCAGGAGCTCTACCATGAGGTGCTACTGTACCATCCATGTTAAAAAACTGATACGCAAAAACTGAACATCCTATAGGTGCGACTACCAATGTTTTCTCTCTTATACCAAGTTCATCAACTACTTCTGCAACAAGTCTATGAATAATTCCATGATGACATCCTGGACAATATGTAAACTCTTTTTCTCCAAGTGCTTCAGGCTTTTTATAAATAACCTGCATTAAAATCACCTCCCAATTTCCTTTTTCAACGCTTCGTAAATCTCATTTGGTGTAGGAACTACTCCACCCATTCTGGAATAAAATTTCACAGGTTTCCTTCCTTTTATACTTATGAGAACGTCTTCCAACATTTGTCCCATATTCATTTCAACATCGAAAAACATATCAACCTTATCAGCTAATTTCTCAAGTGGTTCATATGGGAATGGCCAAACAGTAATTGGTCTGAAAAGTCCTACTTTTATTCCATCTTTTCTCGCCATATCAACAACACTTTTTGCTATCCTTCCAATAGTTCCAAATGCAGTAATAACTATATTGGCATCCTCTGTTTTGTATTCCTCCCACCTAATTTCTTTCTTTTCAATCTCTTTATACTTTTCGACAAGTACAAGATTCATTTTCTCAAGAACGTAAGGATCTATATCAAAAGATGTTATTAAATGAGGTTTTCTACCTTTTGCACCTGTCATTGCCCAGCTGCTATGATCAGGAAGAGTCGACAAATCTCTAAAATCTGGAAAAACAACAGGTTCCATCATCTGACCCAAAAGCCCATCAGCGAGTATCAAAGCAGGATTTCTGTATTTATCCGCCAGATCAAACGCAAGCACAGTTAAATCAACTGCTTCTTGAACGGTGGATGGCGCTAACGTAATAAGTTTGTAATCCCCATGTCCACCACCTTTAGTAGCCTGCCAGTAATCACCTTGGGCTGGCTGGATATCACCTAATCCTGGACCACCACGAACAACATTTACAAAAACTGCCGGCAATTGAGCACAGGCAATGTAAGATACACCTTCCATCATCAAACTGAACCCTGGCGAAGAAGTTGATGTCATAACCCGAGTCCC
This window encodes:
- a CDS encoding MFS transporter, translating into MFEKDIQFRKFQMYGFLKNLRFFEPFLILFFLESGLTYFQIGILFSVKSITTNLLEVPTGIIADVYGRRKSMLFSMGSYIIAFLIFYFFPVFHLYIFAMILYAFGEAFRTGTHKAMILDYLKIKNMENLKVQYYGATRAASQFGSALNSLIAATIVFYSGNYRVIFFAAIVPYIFNFINLATYPAQLDGTLSKKTKKATLKDFINAVVNIRVLRILLNTSSYSAVFKSLKDYLQPILEAFALSLPVFLFWEDKKRSAVVIGIVYFILYFLTSIASKNSWRVNQRLKHPSKALNTTLIAGALIITAAGFAYKINLSILSIIFFILLHVLENIRRPISVAYVSDNVESTAMASVLSVESQFTTFLTAIFSLIAGYLADKFGLPSAIMIVGLILLSLSMILRIKPSTSK
- a CDS encoding radical SAM/SPASM domain-containing protein, encoding MQRPEIVEFEITTACNYSCRHCYCNAGKKSRYELTTQEAKKVIKDLVDAGVKIIDIVGGEPFLRPDLEDIILYGRSLGARMMINTNGSLATWERVKKLKEIDKEILIGVSLDGHIASLHEFVRGKNTFQRTMEGLMNFLKAGFEVTILHVINARNYSYFENMVLFAKKLGVNLYVDRFVPVGRGELYKDELLPTRKMIKYVQSIIDKYRNDVVFYVEENIKGGLCTAGRTHASILVDGTVVPCGHFRFDKEFYMGNIKNKSFGELWKSYDSEILIKDCKECLFFNKCYGGCRAFAYKINKKIDPIFCLVGDQNV
- a CDS encoding M20/M25/M40 family metallo-hydrolase, which encodes MTLDTKELVLKLTSIDGPSGYEDKVIEEIKNIMSPYVDETYITKTGSLICKKNGTGKGKIGMLAHADQLGFVISKIDEKGYAYVSSIGGWDPKVIAGQRAKIYSQKGLFSGIFGFLAPHLQKSSERKKMPDLDGLFLDISINDNWKDIQVGDIVTLDDVDGFEQNNFIFAPSLDNRASCAAIIKTAELLQKMSHEYDVYFIFSTQEEIGGPGAPTSAYYCDLDYAFVIDVTHGDENVPGYVKIKIGEGPAVGIGPVINKDFNKHVQDIAKKYNIKIQFEPIPRRSGTDTDAVQLVRKGIKTQLLSIPLKYMHTPVEKISINDIENTAKLMTFSIMELEVQ
- a CDS encoding M42 family metallopeptidase → MFLKELSELNGVSGNEEKVREFIKEKIKDKVDKLWVDRMGNLIAYKKGKGKAKVVLDAHMDEVGLMIVNINDDGSLAFAPVGGVDPRVIIGKKVIINDKVKGVIGYKAIHLQKDDYLRTPEYSQLSIDIGVSSKSEAEKKVKIGDYVSFLTKYREIGNFATGKAFDDRGGCSILLDIIFNNIESDYDLYFAFVVQEETGLRGAAVVSEQIKPDFAIALETTTAGDNPELEKEHWATHLGDGPAITFLHSGYAIDHRIFEALVKTAQKHNIPFQYKRRTAGGTDAARYARSIYGVPAGVVSIPSRYIHSPLSVINLSDYNNTYLLIKTFLEKSPI
- the rpoZ gene encoding DNA-directed RNA polymerase subunit omega, with the protein product MQPVINYDDLIERIPYKFAIPVAAAKRAENLREFAQPYVTTWDKNYVSIALKELSEGYIRIKNEEILKILIPNVK
- the gmk gene encoding guanylate kinase, which translates into the protein MKGTLFVVSGPSGVGKTSIISSLLNKMDNLVFSVSCTTRPPRPGEVNGVDYFFIDKETFVRMQHNQEFLEWAEVHGNLYGTPKGFVVDNIEKGKSIILDIDVQGALQVKKNFEEAVFIFVAPPSYEVLRERLIKRGTERPESLMKRLEDAKWELSKMVEFDYLIINDDLEKSIMAMKSIIIAESHKLSRVLKSEIIRKLFKGV
- a CDS encoding DUF370 domain-containing protein; the protein is MFGLINIGFGNVIAGDRIVAIVNPESAPLKRLKEDAKDEGKLIDATYGRKTRAILISDSNHIILSAIQPETIAQRFMQSFFEIEEQLDKIRRKG